The bacterium genome has a window encoding:
- the carB gene encoding carbamoyl-phosphate synthase large subunit: EFDYCCVHASFALKEEGYESIMINCNPETVSTDYDTSTRLYFEPLTLEDVLSVIRKENPEGVIVQFGGQTPINLAIPLMKNKVKILGTSPEAIDIAEDRKKFSKLIKKLKLNQPPNGTAFTYEEAKKIAEKLGYPVLVRPSYVLGGRAMEIVYDETTLKEYIEKATEVSPEHPILIDKFLEDAIEVDVDAICDGKVCVIGGIMEHIEEAGIHSGDSAMVLPPYSLKKEIIEEIKESTKKIALSLNIVGLINIQYAVKNDIVYILEVNPRASRTVPFVSKTIGIPLAKLATKIMIGKTLKELGFKKEVDINYYAVKESVFPFNRFGNVDAVLGPEMKSTGEVMGIDKTFELAYAKSQIAAGQKLPLSGKVFISVKDKDKPHIISIAKELKDLGFEILASLGTGKVLEENGISVKIIPKIYEGRPNILDYVINNEISLIINTPSGKKPKKDIVSIRTIAVQRNIPLVTTIPGAKATVYAIKKLKESELNVMDVKSYYKFKKEI; this comes from the coding sequence GAATTTGATTATTGTTGTGTACATGCTTCTTTTGCTTTAAAAGAAGAAGGTTATGAAAGCATAATGATAAACTGCAATCCTGAAACAGTAAGTACTGATTATGATACTTCAACAAGATTGTATTTTGAACCACTCACACTTGAAGATGTTTTGAGTGTAATTAGAAAAGAAAATCCTGAAGGAGTTATAGTTCAGTTTGGCGGACAGACACCTATAAATCTTGCAATACCACTGATGAAAAATAAAGTAAAAATCCTTGGGACATCTCCGGAGGCAATAGACATAGCGGAAGACAGAAAGAAATTCAGCAAATTAATAAAAAAACTTAAGTTAAATCAACCGCCGAATGGAACAGCTTTTACTTATGAAGAAGCAAAAAAAATAGCAGAGAAACTTGGATATCCAGTACTTGTAAGACCATCATATGTTCTTGGAGGAAGGGCTATGGAGATTGTATATGATGAGACAACTTTAAAAGAATATATTGAAAAAGCGACCGAAGTTTCACCTGAACATCCCATTTTAATAGACAAATTTCTTGAAGATGCGATAGAAGTTGATGTAGATGCAATATGTGATGGAAAGGTATGTGTTATAGGTGGAATAATGGAACATATTGAAGAAGCAGGAATTCATTCAGGAGATAGTGCAATGGTTTTGCCACCTTATAGTTTGAAGAAAGAGATAATAGAAGAAATAAAGGAGTCAACAAAGAAAATAGCACTTTCTCTGAACATAGTTGGATTAATAAATATTCAATATGCAGTAAAGAATGACATTGTTTATATTCTTGAAGTAAATCCCCGTGCTTCAAGAACTGTCCCATTTGTAAGTAAAACTATAGGTATACCTCTTGCGAAACTTGCAACAAAGATTATGATAGGAAAGACATTAAAAGAACTTGGATTTAAGAAAGAGGTAGATATAAATTATTATGCAGTAAAAGAGTCGGTATTTCCATTTAACAGATTTGGTAATGTAGATGCAGTATTAGGACCTGAGATGAAATCAACAGGAGAAGTAATGGGTATAGATAAAACATTTGAACTTGCCTATGCAAAAAGTCAGATAGCAGCAGGACAGAAATTACCTTTATCAGGAAAAGTATTTATAAGTGTAAAAGATAAGGATAAACCACATATAATTTCAATAGCAAAAGAACTTAAAGATCTTGGTTTTGAGATACTAGCAAGTTTAGGTACAGGAAAAGTGCTTGAAGAAAATGGGATTTCAGTAAAAATAATACCAAAGATTTATGAAGGTAGACCCAATATACTTGACTATGTTATAAATAATGAAATTTCTCTAATAATAAATACTCCATCCGGTAAAAAACCCAAGAAGGACATTGTTTCAATAAGGACAATTGCAGTTCAGAGGAACATACCTCTTGTAACAACAATTCCAGGAGCAAAAGCAACTGTATATGCTATCAAAAAATTGAAAGAAAGTGAATTAAATGTAATGGATGTCAAAAGTTATTACAAATTTAAAAAAGAAATTTAA
- the guaA gene encoding glutamine-hydrolyzing GMP synthase, which yields MSKVITNLKKKFKMVGIIDFGSQYTQLIARRIRELNIYCEILHYSIKYEEIKNKNIKVLILSGGPGHISEDNINFDERILKSNEFFILGICYGMQIIAELFGGEVSHGNIREYGKTIFYPETNEEIFGGLKKETTVWMSHWDYVSKLPKNFKIIGKTENIKVGAFRDENKRIYGLQFHPEVIHTREGKKILKNFLFKICKLKKNWTEKSIIDKVKEEIKEKVGNKKVICALSGGVDSSVLSIILHDVCGENSLSIFVNNGLLRKNEPEEIIKFFNGRVNFSYVDASNLFLERLKNIENPEEKRKIIGNTFIEIFEKEGERFGAEFLAQGTLYPDVIESCSPFKGPSARIKTHHNVGGLPEKMKFKLVEPFRFLFKDEVRKIAKKLNLPDFIIKRHPFPGPGLAVRIIGNITKERLEILKNADVIVKEEIKRANLYDKIWQAFAVLLPIKTVGVMGDKRTYEYVIGIRVVKSKDGMTADWVKIPYKILEKISNRIVNEIKGVNRVVYDITSKPPATIEWE from the coding sequence ATGTCAAAAGTTATTACAAATTTAAAAAAGAAATTTAAAATGGTTGGAATAATTGATTTTGGTTCTCAATATACTCAATTGATAGCAAGAAGGATAAGAGAGTTAAATATTTACTGTGAAATTTTACATTATTCTATAAAATATGAAGAAATAAAAAATAAAAATATTAAGGTCTTAATTCTTTCCGGAGGTCCTGGGCATATATCTGAAGATAATATAAACTTTGATGAAAGAATTTTAAAAAGTAATGAATTCTTTATTCTTGGCATATGTTATGGTATGCAAATTATTGCAGAATTATTTGGTGGTGAAGTTTCTCATGGAAATATAAGAGAATATGGAAAAACAATTTTTTATCCAGAAACAAATGAGGAAATTTTTGGTGGATTGAAAAAAGAAACAACTGTCTGGATGAGCCACTGGGATTATGTTAGTAAATTGCCAAAAAACTTTAAAATAATTGGTAAAACTGAAAATATAAAGGTAGGTGCTTTCAGAGATGAAAATAAAAGAATTTATGGATTACAGTTTCACCCAGAAGTTATTCATACAAGAGAAGGTAAGAAGATTTTAAAAAATTTTCTTTTTAAAATATGTAAGTTAAAAAAGAACTGGACAGAAAAATCAATAATTGATAAAGTTAAGGAAGAAATAAAAGAAAAAGTTGGAAATAAAAAAGTTATATGTGCTTTAAGCGGAGGAGTTGATTCTTCTGTTTTATCTATAATTTTACATGATGTATGTGGTGAAAATTCTTTAAGTATATTTGTTAATAATGGACTTTTGAGGAAAAATGAGCCAGAAGAAATAATTAAATTTTTCAATGGTAGAGTAAATTTTAGTTATGTTGATGCTTCAAATTTATTTCTTGAAAGATTGAAAAATATTGAAAACCCTGAAGAAAAAAGGAAGATAATAGGCAATACATTTATTGAGATTTTTGAAAAAGAAGGTGAAAGATTTGGTGCTGAATTTCTTGCTCAGGGGACATTATATCCAGATGTAATTGAAAGTTGTTCTCCTTTTAAAGGCCCCTCTGCAAGAATAAAAACGCATCATAATGTTGGAGGACTTCCTGAAAAAATGAAATTTAAACTTGTTGAACCATTTAGATTTTTATTTAAGGATGAGGTTAGAAAGATTGCTAAAAAATTAAATTTACCAGATTTTATAATTAAAAGACATCCATTTCCTGGGCCTGGACTTGCAGTAAGAATAATTGGGAATATTACGAAAGAACGACTTGAAATATTAAAAAATGCAGATGTTATAGTTAAAGAGGAAATAAAAAGAGCAAATCTTTACGATAAAATATGGCAGGCATTTGCAGTTTTGTTGCCTATTAAAACTGTTGGAGTTATGGGAGATAAAAGGACTTATGAATATGTTATTGGAATAAGGGTTGTGAAAAGTAAAGATGGAATGACTGCTGATTGGGTAAAAATTCCTTATAAAATCCTTGAAAAAATATCAAATAGAATTGTAAATGAGATTAAAGGAGTAAATAGAGTTGTATATGATATAACCTCAAAACCACCTGCAACAATTGAATGGGAATAA
- a CDS encoding CTP synthase, producing the protein MKKFIFITGGVVSSLGKGIASASIGTLLESHGYKVTFLKFDPYINVDPGTMSPFQHGEVYVTEDGTETDLDLGHYERFTNAKMTHKNNVTSGQIYFSVIQKERKGEYLGKTVQVVPHITNEIKERIFALKKDGDIIITEIGGTVGDIESLPFLEAIRQIQVTLPEEDTLHIHLTLVPYIKVADEIKTKPTQHSVGRLREIGIQPKILLCRTEKPLTEEIKEKIALFCNVKKEAVIEAIDTDLIYEIPLIFSKQKLDLIILKYLNLKRKFKNDLNKWKDIVYILRNPEREIKIGVVGKYIKLQDSYKSIYEALIHGGIANKCKVKFEKVDSELIEKDGAEKYLKDVSGIIVPGGFGIRGIEGIIEGIKYARENKIPFLGICLGLQCASIEFARSVCGLKDASSTEFNPKTKNPVIYLLPEQRRKKMKGGTMRLGAYPCILKKGTISYRAYGKEKIYERHRHRYEFNNKYREIFEKNGIVIAGIYPEKDLVEIIELKNHPFFVATQFHPEFKSKPFKPHPLFTAFIKASGVFKS; encoded by the coding sequence ATGAAGAAATTTATTTTTATTACCGGTGGAGTTGTATCTTCTCTAGGAAAGGGTATTGCTTCTGCTTCAATAGGGACCTTACTTGAATCACATGGATATAAGGTTACTTTTTTGAAATTTGACCCATATATAAATGTTGACCCCGGAACAATGAGTCCATTTCAGCATGGAGAGGTATATGTAACTGAAGATGGTACAGAAACAGACCTTGACCTTGGCCATTATGAAAGATTTACAAATGCAAAGATGACTCATAAAAATAATGTAACAAGCGGCCAGATTTATTTTTCTGTAATTCAAAAAGAAAGAAAAGGTGAATATCTTGGTAAAACAGTTCAGGTTGTTCCTCATATTACAAATGAAATAAAAGAAAGGATTTTTGCTCTTAAAAAAGACGGTGATATTATAATAACAGAAATAGGCGGAACAGTTGGAGATATTGAGAGTTTACCATTTCTTGAGGCAATCAGACAGATACAGGTAACTTTACCTGAAGAAGATACATTACATATTCATTTAACACTTGTTCCATATATTAAAGTTGCTGATGAAATTAAAACAAAACCAACACAGCATAGCGTGGGAAGATTGAGAGAAATAGGTATTCAACCAAAAATATTATTATGCAGAACCGAAAAACCATTAACAGAAGAAATAAAAGAAAAAATTGCTCTTTTCTGTAATGTAAAAAAAGAAGCAGTTATTGAGGCAATAGATACTGATTTGATTTACGAAATACCTTTGATATTTTCAAAGCAAAAACTTGACTTGATTATTTTGAAGTATTTAAATCTCAAAAGAAAATTTAAAAATGATTTAAATAAATGGAAAGATATAGTTTATATTTTAAGAAATCCGGAAAGAGAAATTAAAATTGGTGTTGTCGGAAAATATATTAAATTGCAAGATTCATATAAATCAATTTATGAAGCACTTATTCATGGTGGAATTGCAAATAAATGTAAAGTTAAGTTTGAAAAGGTAGATTCTGAATTAATAGAGAAAGATGGAGCAGAAAAATATTTAAAAGATGTATCTGGAATAATTGTGCCAGGGGGTTTTGGTATAAGAGGGATAGAAGGAATAATTGAAGGGATAAAATATGCAAGAGAAAATAAAATACCATTTTTAGGAATATGTCTTGGACTTCAATGTGCTTCAATTGAATTTGCAAGGAGTGTTTGTGGCCTTAAGGATGCTTCAAGTACAGAATTTAATCCAAAAACAAAAAACCCGGTTATATATTTACTTCCTGAACAAAGAAGAAAAAAGATGAAAGGTGGAACTATGAGATTGGGAGCATATCCTTGCATTTTAAAAAAGGGAACAATTTCTTATAGGGCATATGGTAAAGAAAAAATTTATGAAAGGCACAGACATAGATATGAATTTAATAATAAATACAGAGAGATTTTTGAAAAAAATGGAATTGTGATTGCTGGTATTTATCCTGAAAAAGACCTTGTTGAAATTATTGAATTAAAAAATCATCCTTTTTTTGTAGCAACTCAGTTCCATCCAGAATTTAAATCAAAACCATTTAAGCCACATCCTCTTTTTACTGCATTTATTAAGGCATCTGGTGTGTTTAAAAGTTAG